The following is a genomic window from Neofelis nebulosa isolate mNeoNeb1 chromosome 12, mNeoNeb1.pri, whole genome shotgun sequence.
AAGCAATCTTTTAAGTATGTTTATAGGCTGGGACACCCAACATCTGCGTATTTGGTGACCgttcattattttttccattttccttgtttttcacaAATATAATAAAGGGAACTATACCACAGACGTTTCTTACATAAGACTGAACTTTAACTAAATGTTGATAGGTGCTTTGGGACTTCGAGCACAAAGTTTATAGCACAGCAATACTAATACCTTAAACATGTTTCTTTGAAGGATAATTCTTACATGAGCTAAGTCCTCACATTTTACAAAGTAATGACTAACGTTACAAACAAGAAGGTGATAATGTAAATGGTCTCTATAAACTCTTACAGCTACATCTGATTTAAAATTTACCAaccatatagaaaaataagcTTAGAGAAATAAAGGTTTCCCTATACTTTCAGAAAAAACGATCTGACAAAAGGACCATAAAATAGCAGAGAAGATGCTGTCTTTAACAAGAAAGCAGGCCAGTGAGAATGGGGTACAGAAAACAAGGGGACAGAGCACCAAGGGTCAGATCCCTTAGGGCCTCCTAGGCCAGAATCAATACAATTTGGTACACGAGGAAGCAAATGAAAAGCTTTAAGCTAGGGGATGGAAGGATCACATGTGCAATTTTAAAAGGATTACTGTAGTTGCTTGCTGTATGGAGAACGAATGGATAGCCAACCAGAGTGAGTGGTGTAGGGACAAGTGGGAATTAGGAGGCTACTTTGGAAGTCTAAGAGGAAAATGATGGAAGCCTAGGTCAGGGTGGCAGTTTAGAACAAGACAAGGTGACAGATTCTGGAAGAGAAAATCAGTTAAGACTTGGTGAagacaggaggaaagaaaggaaaagagatgtcAATGACATGTTGGTTTCCTGAATTTATATACAGATATACGTGGAAATGAGGAGTAAAACACCTTATACAATATATACTGAATTAACAGAAATtacctaggggaagggaagatgaATTTTACATAGTAAACGgcagactttcatttttttactcCACAGATAACtgcattgtttaaatatttttataatcagcaGGTATACATTCTTTCATAGTTAAAATTAACAGGcaataaaaagaaccaaagcaTTTGCCTGGCTGAAAAGGATAGGAATGgcattttaaagagaaggaacaaTCCATCCAAAGGCACGAACACATGAAAGTACATGGCATATTTAAGGACCATCAAGTAGTCTAGTGTTTGCAGAGTGAGAAGGATGTGTATTGGGATAGGATAAGCAGAGTTGTACAGTGGTTTTCCAGGATGGCCAGTTCATGAAGGACCTTATTACATGCCAGGCTAGAGAAAGCATTCCCTAAACTGTGGGAAATGGGGAAGCAAAGGAAGTTTTCAAGCAGGAAGGTGAAAACAAAGCAAGTTTTCTACTTGACAAAGATCACTTCAGAGGCCGTGTGGCGACTGGGTCAAAAGGAGGGTGAGAAAATGGGTGAGGAGACCACCTTAGGCTGGAACATAAGCTCAATCAGAggcaaaagaaatagagaagaggaGAGGCTGGAGATTCATTTCAGTAGACAGAACTTAAGTGATTAAGCTGGATGTGACAGGAAAAAGGGAAAGTCAAAAGTGCTTCTCATGGTTTCTAGTTTAGAAAATCCGAGAGTGAGGACATCAATTTAGGTAATTCAAGAACAGGTTCAATGAGAAGATGATAAATTCTGTTTTGGAGATGCTGAGGTTAAAGTACCTCTGGAAGCAGGTTAAGTACCCAACAGGAAGTTGGATATATAGGTTTGAATTTGAGGAACAAGATCAAGACTGAAGCATGTGAACTATTACCCAGAACAGAGAATTTTAAGCCTATATAAACAATCTTACCCTTGACATAATTTCACTGAATTCTTAAGGCAACTTTCAAAAGTTGACCAGTTCCATTTATTCTCATAGCTGTAAAAATTCCACACAATTGTTAAAAGTCTCTGTAAGCAGTTAACTTAAAGAAAGTCGGAGCTTTTTGTATTggtctctcttttattttttccccttccccttttgcTGCCATTCTTTCTATCTCTCCAGTAAAGGAAGATATAGGAAGTATAATATAGAAACgtttgttattaaatatttccGTATTTTCTTAGTTGTAACAAGGCAAGGAAAAGAACATTTCAGAACTCTACTTAAACGAAACCTAAGTTAAGCAATGATTTACCTACGTGACTCtccactgatttttctcttgcaCATCACTGACCCTGAATCAATCGGCAATCCCAAGGCAGTCGGCTCCAGCTACAGCTTTAACTAGAGGTTTCTGACATGACTCCACAGTTCTGTGGTTGCTGTCAGAAATCCAAGTTACACTGTACCTTTGTCTAACCGATGATGCCCTAGTTCgttgggaggttggggggggaaGGACCTGTTGGCAAGGAAACAGCTGCTTCCCTCCTGAGCCAGGGAAAACCCGGAAGGTGACAGATGGGCAGGACAGAAAGGTGGCCAAAAGTTGCTCTGGCTCCTTGGTGGCAAGGATTTTCACTGAGGCACAATTGGATATTTTAAAGCGTGTCAATCAATGAGAGACTTTTATCTGCCTGGGGGCCCTGGTGAAGTCCAACAGAGCTTCCCACGTTTTCTATGtttgaaaaacttttaagtttGCAGTGGTACAAAGAACCTGGTCTCAGCCTATGTACAGTGGGCTGAGACTGCAAGGCACTGGCCCGTGTCACTTCAGGATTATACCCGAGAGAATGCACTTTctggtctaaaaaaaaaaaaaaatttttttttaacttttctgtagCGACATTTGCATGACTAATTagaatttccattaaaatttcattagaaaatgcttttcttaaatgtttactattttataattttaaaagacttgtTGCAAGCTTTTATATTTTGCTCATCATTCCCCCTCCCAGCCACTTATGTACCCAGAAAAGTAAATATGCAAGGACTCCTGGGTAAAAGAGACAACCACTGGGTTGATGTGTTATAactaacattctttttaaaaaactgctgtAAATACGTAAGTTATTCTTCAAATAGAAATCAGCAATCACtgaaaagtaatattaaaaattagtgtGGGCATGAAATATGGAATTCTAAAACATCAGTTTACTATGCTGattaattcaacatttatatttGCATCAGAACTTAATAATCCCATAAATAAATAGAGctctcaattattttaaaaaatcaagggaTAACATATGTATTTAAACATATTAGCAGCATAAAGACGTATGCTTCAACACACTTATTGGGAAAACGTCTGAAAATATTACTACACTGAATTCAAGGGCATCCCGCAGGAACCTGACATAAAAGTTCTCTAGAATAACAACATTTCAGGAAattccaaaaaaaggaaaagggtcAGATAGGAAAGAGCCTCAAATTAACTGACAAAGTTCAGTGCTTGCTCCAActtgatttttctctccattgCAAAAAAAACACACCCCGAGTCTCAGATGGGTGGGTGAATCACTTAGATGAAAGTTCATCTACTGGAATAAATGGAGAGGCCGCTTGGGCAGGCGACACAGGAGAGTCGGTGGTAGTGCTGACTTTCGCTGGTGAGTTACAAGAAGATCCGGCACTGCTACTGTTTCCATCAAGGGTATcggaagatacacacacaccgGGATCTGACAGCTGTGCAACGTCAGAAGAAAGCATGTTGGTGATGCCCTGGAAAAATCTCTTTGGCTGATACTCAGTTtccatttcacattttcttttcaatggTCCAAGAACGCTTGGTCTAATGCAGTTGATGGGACTCTGGCTTCTCCGGGTGGTAAATCGAGTCGTTGGGCTGGGAATTGGACTTGGAGGCAATCCATTGCTACTCACAAAACTTTGCAAGGATGGTGAGAAACACTGCTTCCCGATCCCCCGGGTGGGTGACGGTGCTGGTGACACCGGAATGAAATCGATGCGCTTCGGGGAGGCGGACTTCTCCACATCGTTGTCACTCAGGCTGAAACTTTCCTCCCAGGAGTGGCTTATCTGCATTGCGTTCTGCACCTCGCGCTCGTGGACCGTCTCTCGGTTGATCAAGTCCATGCCTTCCTCCTGTTTGATCTGGTGCAGGCGGCTGCTGTGCATGCGGACGGGGGAGGCCGGCAGCAG
Proteins encoded in this region:
- the PABIR1 gene encoding PPP2R1A-PPP2R2A-interacting phosphatase regulator 1 is translated as MAQEKMELDLELPPGTGGSPAEGGGTSAGGGLRRSNSAPLIHGLSDTSPVFQAEAPSARRNSTTFPNRHGLLLPASPVRMHSSRLHQIKQEEGMDLINRETVHEREVQNAMQISHSWEESFSLSDNDVEKSASPKRIDFIPVSPAPSPTRGIGKQCFSPSLQSFVSSNGLPPSPIPSPTTRFTTRRSQSPINCIRPSVLGPLKRKCEMETEYQPKRFFQGITNMLSSDVAQLSDPGVCVSSDTLDGNSSSAGSSCNSPAKVSTTTDSPVSPAQAASPFIPVDELSSK